The following is a genomic window from Flavobacterium crassostreae.
TAGAGAACACACCGGAGACCTACACAACGTAAAAGGCCATGGTTTAGGCCTAGCCTACGTAAAAAGAATAGTAGAAGACCACAATGGTCACGTATATGTAGAAAGCGAAAAAGGAAAAGGAAGTACCTTCATAATAAAAATACCACTAATTAACTAGAATATGGAAAACCCCAATAAAAAAATACTACTAGTAGAAGACGACCTTAATTTTGGTGCCGTTCTAAAAGATTATTTAATGCTCAACGATTTTGAAGTAACCCTTGCCAAAAACGGAATGGAAGGCTTTGAGAAATTCAAAAAAGACAGCTTTGACTTGTGCATCCTAGATGTCATGATGCCTTACAAAGACGGCTACACCTTAGCCAAAGAAATAAGAGAAAAAAACAGCGAAGTGCCCATCATCTTTCTGACCGCCAAATCTATGAAAGAAGACGTGCTCAAAGGCTACAAAGCCGGTGCAGATGATTACCTAAACAAACCCTTTGACTCCGAAGTATTGTTGCTAAAAATCAAAGCAATCATTCAAAGAAAATCTTCAGACATCAAAACAGAACAAGTACAATTTGAATTTCAGATCGGTAAATTCCACCTCAATTCAAAACTACGATTCTTGACCTTTGACAACCAAGAACCCATAAAATTATCTCCCAAAGAAAATGAATTACTAAAAATGCTAATTCTTCATGAAAACGATTTAATGCCCAGAGAATTGGCCTTAACAAAAATATGGAGAGACGATAACTATTTTACTTCCAGAAGCATGGACGTGTATATCGCCAAACTAAGAAAATATCTCAAGCTAGACCAAGATGTTGAGATCCTAAACATCCACGGAGAAGGTTTTAGATTAGTTGTAACCAACAAATCCTAACAACCAACCAATAAAGAGCAAAAAAAAGACTTCAAGAAATTGGAGTCTTTTTTTTTGGAACCATTCCTGCCATACATTACAAGATTTATTTAAAAAAAACAATTTCTAATGCCTTCCAAAGAGCTTCCGTTGGTCGCTTTTGTAAGGCAAGAAATTTAGTTTTTTTTTAAAATAAATGCTTTTCATTACTGTCAGGGTTAGCAGTGTTTATTCTAAATTAAGCTGTAACGCAAAGGTCTTTTTGTCTTCCTTATAAACACTAAAAATTATTGCCTGATTGGCATACTTCGCATCAATAACCACCTTGTCTTTTAGAGACAACTCTTTCAAAAAGTTCATCTCAAAACTTTTAATCTCTTGATTCCAGACCACATTTTCATCCATCAAATCCAGACACCACTCCAAATACTTAACATTATTAACATGATGCACAATATCTAAATCAGACAAACACACCGTTTTTTCAAAAAGAGAGCCTTTTGGAACGGCACTAACAATCTTAGAGAAACCTACTTGAGTGGCTTTTTTATCCGGAAAAAGCGCAAAATGCTGGTGATCCAAAGCCAAAGCCTCCGGACGACGCGTTTGGGTATTAAAAACAGCCCAAAAGGTCTCCGAACCAATAATCTTTTGTCCGTTTAAATGCACCTCCAAGGCCCTAACCGAACGAGAATTCTCTAAGGTATTGATCCAAGTAGTTACCGTAACTACATCCCGCCATTTGGGCAGCGCGCCAACCTCTACCCGCATCCTGCTGAGCACCCAAGCCTGATTAAAAACCTGCATATCCGAAAAACTGATGCCGCCTAAATCCGAATGGGCAGCAGCCGTTAATTGCAAAATATGGCACAAATCGGTATATTTTAGATAGCCATTAGGCATGCATTGTGTAAAATTAATTTCCCAGTCTTTACGAAATACAGAGCTGAAATTGGAACTTATGGGCATAGTTACAGGCTATAAATTAGTTGTGTTTGTATTTAGGTATTCCAAAATAGTAGGGTAGGGCGTTTCAAAATCAAACCATTTGGTATTTTGGTCTCGTTTAAACCAGGTGAGCTGGCGTTTGGCAAAGCGTCTGGTATTTTTTTTGATTTCTTCGATGGCAAATTCTAAGGAGATTTCGGCATCAAAATAACGAAATAATTCTCGATATCCTACCGTTTGCAACGCATTTAGGGTTTTGTTTGGATAGTGTTTTTTGGCCTCTGCCAGCAGCCCTTCTTGCATCATGGCATCTACTCTTTGGTTGATCCGATGGTAGAGCTTAGTTCGTGGGGCTTCTAAACCAATCAAAATGGGGCTAAAGTTGCGGTTGTTTTGTTTTTGATTCAAAAAAGAGGAATAGGGTTTTGTGGATCCAATGCATACTTCTACAAAACGCATCATGCGTTGTGGGTTTTGTAGGGTTTGGGGATTATCGGTAGTTAGGGTTTTAAAATAATCGGGATCGAGTTCTTTTAATTGGTTTTGTAGGTAGATTATTCCTAATTTTTCGTAGTTGGCGTTTATGGTTTCTCGGATGGATGGATCGATTTCTGGAAAACTATCAAATCCTTTTAGGATGGCGTTGACATACAATCCGGAACCTCCTACAAGCACTACATAGTCGTGTGTTGTAAATAATTGGTCTATTTTAGCGATGGCTTCTTTTTCAAATTGGCCTACGCTGTAGCTCTCCAATATGGATTTGTTTTGGATGAAATGGTGGGGTGCTGCCGCTTGTTCTGCTTGGGTTGGTACGGCGGTGCCAATGGTCATTTCTTTAAAAAATTGTCTGCTATCACAAGAAACTATTTCGCATTTAAAGTGATTGGCAACCACAATACTTAGGGCGGTTTTGCCTATGGCTGTGGGTCCGATGATGGTGATTAAGTGTTTCATGTTTTTTAGCCCAGATAGTAATGAAAACCCCGGAGGATTGCAAGTTAGTATTTCTTGGCGTAAAAGAGCGCCTTTTGAAGCTCCTTTTACGGCTTAGAAATACAAGTTGCAAGCTGAGGAGTTGTAATGGATAGCTGGATTTTGCTTCGGATTATAAAAAATAATTAAGGGTTTTGGGTTTAAAATGCTTGTCCGCATTGGGGGCAATAGTTGGCATTGGGTGGGTATTCTTCGGTGCCGCATCCGCTGCATGGAAGGGGGCATTTGGGACTTGGATTGGCTGTTTTTCGGGCAATTTCGGCGGTGACAATTCCGGTGGGTACCGCTAGTATTCCGTATCCTAGGATCATGACAAAGGAGGCGATAAACTGGCCGAGTGGGGTTACGGGAGAGATGTCTCCGTAGCCTACGGTTGTTAGGGTTACAATGGTCCAGTAGATGCTGGCCGGTATGCTGGTAAAGCCGCTTTGGTTGTCTTCTACTACGTACATTATGGAGCCTATCAGGATGGTGATGATCAGTACAAAGTATATAAAAACTACGATTTTGCCTCTGCTGGCATTTATGGCTTGCCGCAATTGTATGGATTGGCTTGAAAATTGGGGGTGGTTTAGGATTTTGAATAGCCGCAATAATCGTAAGGAGCGTACTACGCTAAAGACGCTTGTTCCGAGAAAAAACAGCGATAAATACATGGGCAA
Proteins encoded in this region:
- a CDS encoding response regulator transcription factor, with translation MENPNKKILLVEDDLNFGAVLKDYLMLNDFEVTLAKNGMEGFEKFKKDSFDLCILDVMMPYKDGYTLAKEIREKNSEVPIIFLTAKSMKEDVLKGYKAGADDYLNKPFDSEVLLLKIKAIIQRKSSDIKTEQVQFEFQIGKFHLNSKLRFLTFDNQEPIKLSPKENELLKMLILHENDLMPRELALTKIWRDDNYFTSRSMDVYIAKLRKYLKLDQDVEILNIHGEGFRLVVTNKS
- a CDS encoding acyl-[acyl-carrier-protein] thioesterase, with amino-acid sequence MPISSNFSSVFRKDWEINFTQCMPNGYLKYTDLCHILQLTAAAHSDLGGISFSDMQVFNQAWVLSRMRVEVGALPKWRDVVTVTTWINTLENSRSVRALEVHLNGQKIIGSETFWAVFNTQTRRPEALALDHQHFALFPDKKATQVGFSKIVSAVPKGSLFEKTVCLSDLDIVHHVNNVKYLEWCLDLMDENVVWNQEIKSFEMNFLKELSLKDKVVIDAKYANQAIIFSVYKEDKKTFALQLNLE
- the miaA gene encoding tRNA (adenosine(37)-N6)-dimethylallyltransferase MiaA, which encodes MKHLITIIGPTAIGKTALSIVVANHFKCEIVSCDSRQFFKEMTIGTAVPTQAEQAAAPHHFIQNKSILESYSVGQFEKEAIAKIDQLFTTHDYVVLVGGSGLYVNAILKGFDSFPEIDPSIRETINANYEKLGIIYLQNQLKELDPDYFKTLTTDNPQTLQNPQRMMRFVEVCIGSTKPYSSFLNQKQNNRNFSPILIGLEAPRTKLYHRINQRVDAMMQEGLLAEAKKHYPNKTLNALQTVGYRELFRYFDAEISLEFAIEEIKKNTRRFAKRQLTWFKRDQNTKWFDFETPYPTILEYLNTNTTNL
- a CDS encoding ion transporter — its product is MQRVKSQYQRFKQKTHIIIYGTSTKAGRLFDFILLGLILLSVALVMMETVASFDQKYHAELVFLEWIITIFFTLEYLLRILTITKPYKYLFSFYGIIDLLAILPMYLSLFFLGTSVFSVVRSLRLLRLFKILNHPQFSSQSIQLRQAINASRGKIVVFIYFVLIITILIGSIMYVVEDNQSGFTSIPASIYWTIVTLTTVGYGDISPVTPLGQFIASFVMILGYGILAVPTGIVTAEIARKTANPSPKCPLPCSGCGTEEYPPNANYCPQCGQAF